CCATGTATTTCCCTGCCGAGATTCACTGCTGCTAACTCTGCACAAACTGATAAAACACTGGATATCGTCACACAATTAGGCATGACATTGGCAAGCTGCATTTGCCTAAAAAGTTTCAGGGACTCCTCCCCTTGGCCGTTAGAAGCAAATCCATCAATAACAGAGCTCCAACTTATGACATTAGGTCTGATCACAGGACAATCACCTGAAGTCTCTAGCTGGGAAAATATTGCAAATGCCTCATCGCATAATCCAGATTCAGCATATGATGTTATCAAAGCATTCCAACTCACTAGATTCTTTGTTTCCAtctctaaaaacaaattttttgcatattttacaTCTCCACACTTCCCATACATACATATTAGTGCATTCTTCAcaaacatgtaattttcaaaCCCACCCCTTATAATATATCCATGAATGACCATGCCAATTCCAACTGCAACCAAATCAGCACATACAGATAACACAACAGCAAGCGCTTCAGcagttgccccaactcctctcTTCCTCATCATACCAAACAACTCTACCGTCTCTTTATTCCGCCCACATCTAGCATGACTTGAAAACAGAGATGTCCATGTCACAGGGTTTGGCTCCAATCCTTCCAACTCCATCTGCCTAAACATCTCAGATGCACCATTGCAATCATGGTTAAAGGCATAACCTGAAACTAAGGTATTCCATGAAATATAGCTTCTAACAGTCATTCTATCAAACAATTGGCGGGCACTCTCCATTCGCCCAAGCTTCCCATACATTCCAACCAATTCATTCACAACATGAAGATGATTGTGAAAACCCAGTTGCAAAACATGAGTATGAACATTCCTGCACAAATTTAAACCACCCATAAACGCACATGCCTTTATTACCAAAGGCAAAGTGAATCCATCAGCCCAAACCCCAAGTTTTCgcattttattataaattttaaggcCTTCTTCATAATACCCATTTGAGACACTAGCTCTCAGAATTGAATTCCACAATAGCAAGTTTGAAAGACCCTCAACTGGAATTTCATCAAACACTTTCCGTGCATCAATAACAAGCCCGAAACGGCCATATACGGACACGAGCCGGGCAGCCAAGAAGGCTGACCTGTTCGTGCCAGTGACAACAACTTGGGTGTGAACGCGTTTGCAGTGTTGAACCGTGGTGCATTGTCGAAGAAGGTGATCAAAGAATTTAAGAAGTTCATCATGGTGGACAAAGGGGGTATTGTGGGTGTGTATTAAGATTGAACGGCTGAGATCATGTGGGAAAGAGAGGTGGGTTTTGTAGAAACGTGAAGAGATTGATATGAAACGTTGAGAGAAAGCATCAAGCATGAAggtgagattttcaaaaatagatccGTTGACATCAATCAAGGTTTTTTTCGTGTGGTTGGGTTGTCAAAATAATGGGCTTCAAATGGCGCCAGATGTGTGCTAAAGCCTAAAACTTGGGTGCAATAAGCATTGAGActcaaataactaaaaaaagtttcaaatttgtaaaCATTGGGTGGTTGATTTTGAATGAATAGTCTCGACTCTGCTCTGACCTTGCCGTCCCAGACAGACCCACGACTCtatgttttaatgttttttcGTTTTCGGTTTTGGGGCCTTGGGCCCTTAGGCTCGTGTTTGTTGTGGCTCGTTGTGGGTCTGACTCAGAGAccagagtgtgtgtgtgtgtatattggTGAGAATGGGTACGTGGGtctgtgatatatatatatatatatatatataaaagaaacattagaaatatcaaaaattagATATAGCATTAGATAATAAAAACATTAGAATGTGATATAttgttacttaattttaaaacttaaaataaatataaattatgtacaaatttatttaaatataccttaaaataaatattaattaattaattacttgccgtatcctagatttttttttaaatattgtatcCCCGTATTCGTAATCGTACTCATATCCGTATCGATGCATCATAGGTTTAAAgacttaaattatattatgtgACTGAAATTTACAATAAATACAAGGACAAAGGTttggttttattaattttgtttttcacatgCGTTACACAAGtagcattatttaattttttttttctactaattTGGCATGTGTGTGAAGTTTATACTTCTTCGTAGAGTAAGTTGGCTAAAACAAAGTTTGAATGTAATGGTTAGTAGCCCAAATTTTAAGGGGGTGTTAGGAAATTTTACCCAAGAAAGCAAAGGACTATAAGGGTACATTTGTTCATGATTATTCTTAGGACAATAGTTAATCAATTATGAATTAAAtgtaatactttttaaaaataatatatatatatatatatatatatatatgtagttgTCACTAGTTTATTGGTTTGCATGTACAAATTCATTGAGGTTGtatgtgtttttcttgatatttgcATAcaatttaacttaattttttcaaaaatgtattaaaaataaataaattacaaaatattataTGCATCTTAACTTGTGCTCTTACAACAAACAATCGTAgacaaaagccaaaaaaaatttacttcttTGAATATGGcttccttttaaaaataaaggtattgagtgatttttgttttcctaataaaaattgaagggtttaagaaagaagaatgcaTGTCATCCAATACTATGTGAATATATTGGAGGTTCAA
The sequence above is drawn from the Castanea sativa cultivar Marrone di Chiusa Pesio chromosome 5, ASM4071231v1 genome and encodes:
- the LOC142634145 gene encoding putative pentatricopeptide repeat-containing protein At1g17630 is translated as MLDAFSQRFISISSRFYKTHLSFPHDLSRSILIHTHNTPFVHHDELLKFFDHLLRQCTTVQHCKRVHTQVVVTGTNRSAFLAARLVSVYGRFGLVIDARKVFDEIPVEGLSNLLLWNSILRASVSNGYYEEGLKIYNKMRKLGVWADGFTLPLVIKACAFMGGLNLCRNVHTHVLQLGFHNHLHVVNELVGMYGKLGRMESARQLFDRMTVRSYISWNTLVSGYAFNHDCNGASEMFRQMELEGLEPNPVTWTSLFSSHARCGRNKETVELFGMMRKRGVGATAEALAVVLSVCADLVAVGIGMVIHGYIIRGGFENYMFVKNALICMYGKCGDVKYAKNLFLEMETKNLVSWNALITSYAESGLCDEAFAIFSQLETSGDCPVIRPNVISWSSVIDGFASNGQGEESLKLFRQMQLANVMPNCVTISSVLSVCAELAAVNLGREIHGHVVRALMDSNILVGNGLINMYTKCGSFKEAHLVFEKNDNRDLISWNSMIAGYGMHGLGEKALETFDQMIESGLKPDNITFVAVLSACSHAGLVVEGRRLFNEMTQEFRVEPQMEHYTCMVDLLGRAGFLQEASDIVKSMPMEPNDCVWGALLNSCRKYKNTDVAEETASHIFNMSSETTGNYMLLSNIFAASGKWVDSARMRISAKTKGLKKVPGLSWIEVKKKFYVFSAGNTLQLGLDEVYGTLEELALQMESECSSVHNSIFEQNVDEEETCTRLRNKGESGEFLKATQP